A genomic region of Psychrobacter sp. M13 contains the following coding sequences:
- a CDS encoding SbcC/MukB-like Walker B domain-containing protein — protein sequence MRLIELRLKNLNSLKGEWHIDFSDSAFINEGIFAITGQTGAGKTTILDAICLALYGETPRIASISKSSNEVMTRQTAECFAEVVIDLNGRQYRCRWGQRRAYGKSDGNLQDATHEIAKLNSDPSKEAEILESKLSRTRDKIIELTRMDFQQFTRSILLAQGSFSAFLKAKSDERADILEKITGTDIYATISEHVHEKKRSEEETLSKLQFGLDELTLLDSEQEAELKQTLKIQQTAQSEQQQALNQLYEQISWLDAVSELQQKLTIYDNELIAAKQSQQNFIPDAARLSAANKALELDSQYSQLTYHRDTVKSLTDEQQALSDNILTKQADFEQAAIKLDTANKLSEHSNNALQVTLPILAQVRALDADINQQTHSLTDNTLRKDNLATNIGRLTQEINSHHVLQTTSKEQLVSIDTFLNMHHELNDLDTDIATFNNNCSRLKALLQNNTSLATDRMSARQQANQLQAALEKFNEQQAADKAAMSDTRTQLETLQQQRAQLIADKPLNQMRVEQEQIDQINSTIEHVSSKVQRVAELDQESRQIETALPIINKEMAASRLLITENETLIAETKDKRQDKQQQLYLLQKVAKLEDYIVELQDNHPCPLCGATEHPYGQHHPILEQSKNSANASNDEQSVTSQTQQQIKELDQQLDTLQQNLSVQQIERATKQNRIDQQQQQLASIHTQIKTVTAEIRNIIASLLDLSMSDNKQNTDTDTISAIIEPLKNIITNANNADFINNIQSVLSTIREQLTQKKQQLKSIVSQYEALTESQAIVSNAIENAEQQRFTQASAISEIETSIKLNQQQLASFEKTISNNFSELQTLGAGLHASVDKYPATNYTNYIDEVLDISEQLQALKNSIDTQSIFSDVRIEQHLHSLRQQRGFLLQLKTVFHEKKDQQQTLKTMLGNLHAQIETKQAQLNNEKNERLKLSQIVSDKEIALKQSQQQRDEKLKNIENKNPDVEEERLRDLLEQAKNEQTTAQRSHDNTAQRLAQLQDSQQKLAVQIQSATTTLHAQQSDFTSALASSQFATEHSFVAARLPLDERNSLNVQQQHIDNALQQASAALQQTQQILAEKQANPLTADNREMLIDKQQLVQVDNNRLLETIGAMSQQLKDNSEKKNSQQEKREAIDVQKEKLQVWRQLNELIGSASGKKYRTFAQGLTFDIMVSHANAKLHKMSDRYLLIRDDNNALELNVIDNYQGGEIRSTKNLSGGEGFIISLALALGLSQMASHNIRVDSLFLDEGFGTLDEESLDIALDTLTSLQQEGKLIGVISHVAALKERILTQIQVTKLSGGFSHISGQGCQKIAS from the coding sequence ATGCGCCTAATCGAACTACGACTAAAAAACCTCAACTCCTTAAAAGGCGAATGGCATATCGATTTTAGCGATAGCGCTTTTATTAATGAGGGTATCTTTGCCATCACTGGGCAAACGGGCGCTGGCAAGACCACTATTTTGGATGCCATCTGCTTAGCCTTGTATGGCGAGACGCCGCGTATTGCTAGCATTAGCAAAAGCAGTAATGAGGTCATGACCCGCCAAACTGCCGAGTGTTTTGCCGAAGTAGTGATTGATTTAAACGGTAGACAATACCGCTGCCGTTGGGGTCAGCGCCGCGCTTATGGTAAGTCTGATGGCAACTTGCAAGATGCCACTCATGAGATTGCCAAGTTAAATAGTGATCCCTCAAAAGAAGCTGAAATTTTAGAGAGTAAGTTATCGCGCACCCGAGATAAAATCATTGAGCTGACACGGATGGACTTTCAGCAGTTCACCCGCTCGATACTACTGGCTCAAGGCAGTTTTTCAGCGTTTTTAAAAGCCAAATCTGACGAGCGTGCCGATATCTTAGAGAAGATAACCGGTACCGATATTTATGCGACTATCTCCGAGCACGTCCATGAGAAAAAACGCTCTGAGGAAGAGACACTCAGCAAACTACAATTCGGTCTCGATGAATTAACGTTATTAGATAGCGAGCAAGAAGCTGAGCTTAAGCAAACCTTAAAAATCCAGCAGACGGCGCAGAGCGAGCAGCAACAAGCGCTTAACCAGTTGTATGAGCAAATAAGTTGGCTGGATGCCGTGAGCGAGTTGCAGCAAAAGCTTACGATTTATGATAATGAGCTAATAGCCGCTAAGCAGTCACAGCAAAACTTTATTCCAGATGCAGCACGCCTTTCAGCCGCGAATAAAGCACTAGAGTTAGATAGTCAATACAGTCAACTCACTTATCATCGAGATACGGTTAAAAGCCTGACCGATGAACAGCAAGCACTGAGTGATAATATACTGACCAAACAAGCAGACTTCGAACAAGCCGCTATCAAACTAGATACAGCTAATAAGCTTAGCGAGCACTCTAATAACGCGCTACAAGTTACCTTGCCTATATTAGCTCAAGTACGCGCCTTAGACGCTGATATAAATCAACAAACCCATAGCCTAACTGATAACACTCTACGTAAGGATAATCTCGCTACTAACATCGGGCGACTAACGCAAGAGATTAATAGCCATCACGTATTACAGACCACCAGTAAAGAGCAGCTGGTAAGTATTGATACTTTTTTGAATATGCACCATGAGCTTAATGATCTTGATACCGATATCGCGACTTTTAATAATAATTGCAGTCGTCTAAAGGCGTTACTACAAAACAATACAAGCTTAGCAACTGACAGAATGAGCGCTAGGCAACAAGCCAATCAATTACAAGCGGCGCTTGAGAAGTTCAATGAGCAGCAAGCTGCTGATAAAGCAGCCATGAGTGACACGCGCACTCAATTAGAGACGCTACAGCAGCAGCGAGCACAATTAATCGCCGACAAGCCGTTGAATCAGATGCGAGTGGAACAAGAGCAAATTGATCAGATCAACAGTACTATCGAGCACGTGAGCTCTAAAGTGCAGCGAGTTGCTGAACTTGATCAAGAAAGCCGTCAAATAGAAACAGCGTTACCTATAATCAATAAAGAGATGGCTGCTAGTCGTCTTTTGATTACGGAAAATGAGACGCTAATAGCAGAGACCAAAGATAAACGGCAAGACAAGCAACAGCAGCTATATTTACTACAAAAAGTCGCAAAGCTTGAGGACTATATTGTTGAGCTACAAGACAATCACCCCTGCCCGCTTTGCGGTGCAACCGAGCATCCTTATGGTCAGCATCATCCTATTTTGGAGCAAAGCAAAAATAGCGCCAATGCTAGCAATGATGAGCAGTCCGTCACTTCTCAAACCCAGCAGCAGATCAAAGAATTAGATCAGCAACTTGATACCTTGCAGCAGAATTTATCAGTGCAGCAGATTGAGCGTGCTACTAAGCAAAACCGTATTGATCAGCAACAGCAGCAATTGGCATCGATACATACTCAAATAAAAACCGTAACGGCTGAGATACGAAATATCATAGCGTCTTTGCTTGACCTATCGATGTCTGATAATAAGCAAAATACTGATACCGATACTATTAGCGCTATTATCGAACCTTTAAAAAATATTATTACTAACGCTAATAACGCTGACTTTATTAATAATATCCAGTCTGTCTTAAGCACTATTCGAGAGCAATTGACTCAGAAAAAACAGCAGCTGAAATCGATAGTATCTCAATATGAGGCACTGACTGAGTCGCAAGCTATTGTTAGCAACGCCATCGAAAACGCGGAGCAGCAACGCTTTACTCAGGCCAGTGCCATTAGTGAGATTGAAACCAGCATCAAGCTCAACCAACAACAGCTGGCAAGTTTTGAGAAAACGATCAGTAATAATTTTTCTGAGTTGCAAACGCTTGGTGCTGGCCTGCATGCATCAGTAGATAAATATCCCGCTACTAACTATACAAATTATATTGATGAGGTATTAGATATCTCTGAGCAATTACAGGCTTTAAAGAACAGCATTGATACGCAGAGTATATTTAGTGACGTAAGGATTGAGCAACATCTGCACTCTTTGCGTCAGCAGCGCGGGTTTTTGTTGCAGTTAAAGACAGTGTTCCATGAGAAAAAAGATCAGCAGCAAACCTTAAAAACTATGCTAGGTAATCTACATGCTCAGATTGAAACCAAACAAGCCCAACTGAATAATGAAAAAAATGAGCGGCTTAAGCTTAGTCAGATAGTCAGTGATAAAGAAATTGCACTGAAGCAATCACAGCAACAGCGCGATGAGAAGTTGAAGAATATCGAAAACAAAAATCCTGATGTCGAGGAGGAGCGCCTACGTGACTTGTTAGAGCAGGCAAAAAATGAGCAGACAACTGCGCAACGCTCGCACGATAATACTGCGCAACGACTCGCCCAATTACAAGACAGCCAGCAAAAGCTTGCAGTGCAAATACAATCTGCTACTACGACCCTACATGCTCAACAAAGCGACTTTACCTCAGCGCTGGCAAGCTCGCAATTTGCTACCGAGCACAGTTTTGTAGCAGCACGCCTGCCACTAGATGAGCGTAATTCTTTAAATGTACAGCAACAGCACATCGATAACGCTCTACAACAAGCGAGCGCTGCACTACAGCAGACCCAGCAAATATTAGCAGAAAAACAAGCCAACCCTTTGACGGCTGATAATAGAGAAATGCTTATTGATAAACAGCAACTGGTTCAGGTAGATAATAATCGCCTGCTTGAGACTATAGGTGCAATGAGTCAACAGCTTAAAGACAATAGTGAGAAGAAGAATAGTCAGCAAGAAAAACGAGAGGCTATCGATGTGCAAAAAGAAAAGCTGCAAGTTTGGCGACAACTTAATGAATTGATTGGTTCCGCTAGCGGTAAAAAGTATCGCACCTTCGCGCAGGGTTTAACCTTCGATATTATGGTCAGTCATGCCAATGCAAAATTGCATAAAATGAGCGATCGCTACCTACTAATACGCGATGATAACAATGCGTTGGAGCTCAACGTTATCGATAACTATCAAGGTGGCGAGATTCGCAGTACTAAGAACTTATCAGGCGGTGAAGGTTTTATTATTAGTCTAGCACTAGCGCTCGGACTGTCACAGATGGCCAGTCATAATATTCGCGTCGATTCATTGTTTTTAGATGAAGGTTTTGGTACTTTAGATGAAGAGTCGCTTGATATTGCCCTTGATACCCTGACCAGCTTGCAACAAGAAGGTAAATTGATTGGTGTTATCTCTCACGTAGCGGCTTTGAAAGAGCGCATTTTAACGCAAATTCAGGTTACCAAACTTTCAGGTGGCTTTAGTCATATTAGTGGTCAAGGTTGCCAGAAAATTGCTAGTTAA
- a CDS encoding leucine-rich repeat domain-containing protein, whose protein sequence is MKEFHYQIDKLQHLRTLDLGGNALIDFPDSVGNLLRLERISLSGNELKQLPNTLSHLSQLTQLDISGNFFKQFPDVIKNIVLLDQLNLSWNAMTELPSDLSTLKNLTEIDLSFNRFEQFPKGLCTITSLEDIIFSHNGLSEITSIIGTMTQLVSLHLFANKIATLPDTICNLHQLTLLDLSDNQLKNLPKCIGKLLSLEILTVDENQITSLPDSLGYLKNLKILKIDNNKITGLPDSFENLTSLEAINLDKDKIENIQKLKKLPNLTNYNAFY, encoded by the coding sequence TTGAAAGAATTTCATTATCAAATTGACAAGCTTCAGCACTTAAGAACATTAGATCTAGGAGGTAATGCACTTATTGATTTTCCAGACAGTGTTGGAAACTTATTGAGACTTGAAAGAATTTCATTATCAGGTAATGAACTAAAACAACTACCAAATACTCTGAGTCATCTATCACAACTGACTCAACTAGATATTAGCGGTAATTTTTTCAAGCAATTCCCTGACGTGATAAAAAATATTGTACTCCTTGATCAGCTCAATTTATCTTGGAATGCTATGACTGAGTTGCCTAGTGATTTAAGCACTCTGAAAAATCTGACAGAGATTGACCTCAGTTTTAATAGATTTGAACAGTTTCCAAAGGGTTTATGTACCATAACGTCACTCGAAGATATCATTTTCTCTCATAACGGGCTATCAGAAATAACGTCTATTATAGGAACAATGACTCAGCTAGTGTCACTTCATTTATTTGCTAATAAAATTGCTACGTTACCTGATACTATTTGCAATTTACATCAATTAACCTTACTTGACTTATCAGATAATCAACTTAAAAATCTGCCAAAATGTATAGGAAAATTGCTTAGCCTAGAGATACTTACCGTTGACGAAAATCAAATTACCAGTCTGCCTGATAGTTTAGGTTATTTAAAAAACTTAAAAATTTTAAAAATTGATAACAATAAGATTACAGGCCTACCAGATAGTTTTGAAAATCTAACAAGTTTAGAAGCAATAAACCTTGATAAAGATAAGATTGAAAATATCCAAAAATTAAAAAAACTCCCAAACCTTACTAATTACAATGCATTTTATTAA
- a CDS encoding leucine-rich repeat domain-containing protein, whose translation MGLENQDKLQAIIDWAIENEIDEDVIPRDVEALSNLTMLELKNYNISEFPESFDSLTNLNALSIIKCPLINFPACILNLKNLYFLSLEECQINKLPNQIDKLQHLRTLDLGGNALIDFPDSVGNLLRLERISLSN comes from the coding sequence ATGGGTTTAGAAAATCAGGATAAGCTACAAGCTATTATTGATTGGGCTATTGAAAATGAGATTGATGAGGATGTCATTCCAAGAGATGTAGAAGCGCTTAGTAATCTAACAATGCTTGAGCTTAAAAATTATAATATTTCAGAGTTTCCAGAAAGTTTTGACTCACTTACTAACCTTAACGCTTTAAGCATTATAAAGTGCCCTCTTATAAATTTTCCAGCATGTATTCTTAATCTAAAAAATCTGTATTTTCTTAGTCTTGAAGAATGTCAAATCAATAAATTGCCAAATCAAATTGACAAGCTTCAGCACTTAAGAACATTAGATCTAGGAGGTAATGCACTTATTGATTTTCCAGACAGTGTTGGAAACTTATTGAGACTTGAAAGAATTTCATTATCAAATTGA
- a CDS encoding exonuclease SbcCD subunit D C-terminal domain-containing protein encodes MSAPSTKYSTVSALTDSKSLTILHTSDWHLGRRLYGRLRYEEFEAFLNWLQETISARQVDVLIVAGDIFDTMTPSNRAQALYYEFLGKVSTLCCQHIVIVAGNHDSPTFLDAPSQVLKFLNVHIIGTACDDLNDEVLMLDDNNGEPLCVIAAVPYLRDRDVRGSQAGESADSKDANVIAGIRSHYDSVAQIAKDNQRQLSKVHKRHIPIIATGHLFAAGSKTTEDDGVRELYVGNLGKISAEMFDECFDYVALGHLHVPQRVGGCEHIRYSGSPIAMGFGEARQQKQVLLIQFGTVENTFANAFTDKSLVENVVDEVIEIANVKVDKTVKKVFNKSNDLIDDLFGFDEVEDFDASIKEVSDPDPLVDEVKNNTTLYNSSTTVETLHSNNDTGMQVATLAIPCFQQLAQVSGDLQTIATTILAMASNDINSDESIWLEIIYNGDEIVSELREEVSAMVEGLPFEVLKIKNTRTYNKVLNQEQTSEALQDLNELEVFERCLTTHEIAETQRESLRDAYQQILHSIYHDDSQAE; translated from the coding sequence ATGTCTGCACCTTCAACCAAATATTCGACTGTATCTGCACTCACTGATAGCAAGTCTTTAACCATTCTACACACCTCAGATTGGCATTTAGGGCGGCGGCTGTATGGGCGACTGCGTTATGAAGAATTTGAAGCATTTTTAAACTGGCTACAAGAGACTATTAGCGCGCGCCAAGTCGATGTCTTGATTGTCGCAGGCGATATATTTGATACCATGACCCCAAGTAATCGCGCTCAGGCGTTGTACTATGAATTTTTGGGTAAAGTTTCCACTCTTTGCTGTCAGCATATCGTCATTGTCGCAGGTAATCATGACTCGCCCACCTTTTTAGACGCGCCCAGCCAAGTACTCAAATTCTTAAATGTCCATATCATCGGCACGGCTTGTGACGACTTAAACGATGAAGTACTGATGTTAGATGATAACAATGGCGAGCCGCTGTGCGTTATTGCTGCTGTGCCCTACCTGCGTGACCGTGATGTGCGAGGTAGTCAAGCTGGCGAGTCAGCCGATAGCAAAGACGCTAACGTTATAGCAGGTATTCGCAGCCATTATGATAGCGTCGCTCAAATTGCGAAAGATAATCAACGACAGCTAAGTAAAGTTCATAAACGCCATATCCCTATAATCGCGACAGGTCATTTATTTGCCGCTGGTAGTAAAACCACCGAAGATGATGGTGTACGTGAGCTGTATGTCGGTAATTTAGGTAAAATCTCTGCTGAGATGTTTGATGAATGCTTTGATTATGTGGCGCTTGGTCATTTGCACGTACCGCAACGTGTCGGAGGCTGTGAGCATATCCGCTATTCAGGCTCGCCTATCGCCATGGGTTTTGGCGAGGCTCGTCAACAAAAGCAGGTGTTGCTTATCCAGTTTGGAACTGTGGAAAATACTTTTGCCAACGCTTTTACTGATAAAAGTTTAGTCGAAAATGTAGTTGATGAAGTGATTGAAATTGCTAACGTAAAAGTAGATAAAACGGTTAAAAAAGTTTTCAACAAATCCAACGATTTGATAGATGATTTGTTTGGCTTTGATGAGGTTGAAGATTTTGACGCTAGTATTAAAGAAGTTTCTGACCCTGATCCATTGGTTGATGAAGTAAAAAATAACACTACACTTTATAATTCCTCTACTACTGTCGAAACCCTTCATTCTAATAACGACACTGGCATGCAAGTCGCCACGCTTGCTATTCCTTGCTTTCAACAATTAGCGCAAGTCTCAGGTGATCTGCAAACTATTGCGACAACTATTCTAGCTATGGCTAGCAATGATATAAATAGTGACGAATCTATCTGGCTTGAGATTATCTATAATGGTGATGAAATCGTCAGTGAGCTGCGTGAAGAAGTTAGCGCAATGGTAGAAGGTTTACCGTTTGAAGTATTAAAGATTAAAAACACCCGTACTTATAATAAAGTACTCAATCAAGAGCAAACTTCTGAGGCGCTGCAAGATCTCAATGAGCTTGAAGTATTTGAGCGCTGCTTGACGACTCATGAAATAGCCGAAACTCAAAGAGAATCGTTACGGGATGCTTATCAGCAGATATTGCATAGTATTTATCATGATGATAGTCAGGCTGAGTGA
- the cobA gene encoding uroporphyrinogen-III C-methyltransferase, translated as MNTFPLFFKLEGRKVLIVGGGDVALRKADLLSRAGASITVVAPHIFDELQALLQDDKHQLIYEQYNKKYMAGARIIIAGTDDEALNHQVHADATELNIPVNVVDTPPLCDFIFPAIVDRNPIVIGISSNGKAPVLARLLRARLETLIPQGYGKLAKLAGDFRAEVKTKIPTLTGRRQFWERAFEGKVSELMFAGNESQAAAQLQADLDSTAAQIANKDAPTHQHSATQKTHTDSLTAPVLSNESAASDSETVAQSTPPVGEVYIVGAGPGDPELLTFKALRLMQQADIVFYDALVSPQVLDLCRRDADKVFVGKKRSNHAVAQLGINELLVNEAKKGRRVVRLKGGDPFIFGRGGEEIESLRAHNIPYQVVPGITAANAAASYAGIPLTHRDHSQSVRFVTGFLKAGAPNNNFGSFLNTDETVIFYMGLHSLARLTEGLIEAGRNSETPIAIVSNASMPNQQVLTGTLATINELQEQNQLPTPALLIVGDVVALHDDLAWYNLHSHHEKADNWLRGGTASTPKDQLTENPSSQQAHALSMITNLAEQQSDSLEQLVIS; from the coding sequence ATGAATACTTTTCCCTTATTTTTTAAATTAGAAGGCCGCAAAGTGCTTATCGTTGGTGGCGGCGATGTGGCATTACGCAAAGCCGATTTGCTCAGCCGTGCTGGCGCGAGTATTACTGTCGTGGCGCCACATATTTTCGATGAGCTGCAAGCTTTATTGCAAGATGACAAGCATCAGCTTATCTATGAGCAATATAATAAAAAGTATATGGCAGGCGCGCGCATTATCATTGCTGGCACCGATGATGAGGCACTTAATCATCAAGTGCATGCTGATGCTACTGAATTAAATATTCCTGTGAATGTGGTTGATACTCCGCCGCTATGTGACTTTATTTTCCCTGCTATCGTTGATCGCAATCCTATCGTTATTGGTATCTCATCCAACGGCAAAGCGCCAGTGCTGGCTCGGCTTTTACGAGCAAGATTAGAGACCTTGATTCCGCAAGGCTATGGCAAGTTAGCTAAGCTAGCGGGTGACTTTCGTGCAGAGGTAAAGACTAAAATACCAACGCTTACAGGACGTCGGCAGTTTTGGGAGCGCGCTTTTGAAGGTAAAGTCAGTGAGCTGATGTTTGCTGGGAATGAGAGTCAAGCGGCGGCGCAATTACAAGCGGATTTAGATAGTACCGCAGCTCAAATTGCTAATAAAGACGCACCAACTCACCAGCATTCTGCTACGCAAAAAACGCACACCGATTCACTGACTGCGCCTGTGCTTAGCAATGAGTCAGCCGCTAGTGATAGTGAGACAGTAGCTCAGTCTACTCCGCCAGTCGGTGAAGTCTATATCGTTGGTGCAGGCCCTGGTGATCCTGAGCTATTAACTTTTAAAGCGTTACGCCTGATGCAGCAAGCCGATATCGTGTTTTATGATGCGCTTGTCTCTCCGCAAGTGCTAGATTTGTGTCGCCGTGACGCGGACAAAGTATTCGTCGGTAAAAAACGCAGCAATCATGCGGTTGCGCAATTAGGCATCAATGAGTTATTGGTTAATGAGGCCAAAAAAGGTCGCCGTGTTGTCCGTTTAAAAGGTGGCGATCCGTTTATATTTGGACGTGGTGGTGAAGAGATCGAGAGCCTGCGCGCCCATAATATTCCTTATCAAGTGGTGCCTGGTATTACCGCTGCCAATGCGGCTGCCAGTTATGCAGGCATTCCTTTGACCCACCGTGATCATTCGCAATCGGTACGCTTTGTCACTGGTTTTTTAAAGGCAGGCGCACCGAATAATAACTTTGGCAGCTTTTTAAATACCGATGAGACCGTCATATTTTATATGGGTCTGCATTCGCTGGCACGTTTGACCGAGGGCTTAATTGAAGCAGGACGTAATAGCGAGACGCCAATCGCTATCGTATCCAACGCCAGTATGCCTAATCAGCAAGTATTAACAGGGACGCTTGCGACTATCAATGAGCTGCAAGAGCAAAACCAACTGCCGACCCCTGCACTATTAATTGTGGGCGATGTGGTTGCGCTGCATGATGATTTAGCTTGGTATAATCTGCATAGTCATCATGAAAAAGCTGATAATTGGCTACGCGGTGGTACGGCTTCAACACCAAAAGATCAACTGACTGAGAACCCATCTAGCCAGCAAGCCCATGCGCTATCAATGATTACTAACTTAGCTGAACAACAGAGCGATAGTTTAGAGCAGTTGGTTATTAGCTAG
- a CDS encoding iron-containing alcohol dehydrogenase: MPSQSPIAKIMHNDTLQHASYLAVAKTRAKVLKVFSMVIPMPRPLLFVGEQSCHELCDMMINEGASKVFIVTDEVLNKLGIPAKVTDYLAANNIDYHIYDGITPDPTFTVVEEGLRQSKDANCDAVLAIGGGSVIDAAKMIAMSQGNNTTPQKLIGLFKARKLGTPLYCIPTTAGTGSEATIGAVVSNDKTHQKEIAIDPKMVSLAAAIDPTIMQGMPPHITADTGIDVLTHALEAWMSVNAGAETDYYAASATKGVMENLPTAFKDGKDIKAREQMGIAAHYGGIAFNKAGLGYVHAIAHQLGAYYHIPHGRANAIVLPYVLDLNRKSSEKRLAKLAKKIGLVEKGQVNNSDGEIADHLIAKVRELLTTVNIDPTVKGMQESDFDAIAKAAAKEVSDTYAVPTYMPASGIKEILTKIKAASDEKAASAA, from the coding sequence ATGCCAAGCCAAAGCCCTATCGCCAAAATTATGCATAATGACACTTTGCAGCACGCCAGCTACTTAGCCGTTGCTAAAACGCGAGCCAAAGTACTCAAAGTATTTTCAATGGTAATTCCTATGCCACGACCGCTACTATTCGTCGGTGAGCAGTCCTGTCATGAGCTGTGCGACATGATGATTAATGAAGGCGCGAGCAAAGTATTTATCGTCACCGATGAAGTGCTCAATAAATTGGGCATACCTGCCAAAGTCACCGACTATCTAGCAGCGAATAATATTGACTATCATATCTATGATGGTATCACCCCTGATCCAACTTTTACGGTAGTAGAAGAAGGGTTGCGCCAGTCTAAAGACGCTAATTGCGATGCGGTACTGGCTATCGGTGGCGGCTCGGTGATTGATGCCGCGAAGATGATCGCTATGAGCCAAGGTAACAACACCACTCCGCAAAAACTGATTGGACTGTTCAAAGCTCGCAAGCTAGGCACACCGCTATACTGTATTCCAACGACGGCTGGTACTGGTTCAGAGGCGACTATTGGCGCAGTAGTATCAAATGATAAAACCCATCAAAAAGAGATCGCTATTGATCCCAAAATGGTCTCATTAGCTGCGGCTATCGACCCCACTATTATGCAAGGTATGCCACCTCATATCACCGCAGATACTGGTATCGATGTGTTGACTCATGCGCTTGAGGCTTGGATGAGTGTTAACGCTGGCGCGGAGACCGACTACTATGCCGCTTCTGCCACTAAAGGCGTCATGGAGAATTTACCGACCGCGTTTAAGGATGGTAAAGATATCAAAGCCCGTGAGCAAATGGGTATCGCAGCGCACTATGGCGGCATTGCTTTTAATAAAGCAGGTTTAGGCTACGTTCATGCTATCGCCCATCAATTAGGCGCTTATTATCATATTCCTCACGGTCGTGCCAACGCTATCGTCTTGCCTTATGTGTTAGATTTGAATCGTAAATCTAGTGAAAAAAGACTGGCTAAATTAGCTAAAAAGATTGGTCTGGTAGAAAAAGGTCAAGTCAATAATAGCGATGGCGAAATAGCCGATCATCTCATCGCTAAGGTACGTGAGCTACTCACTACGGTCAATATTGATCCTACCGTTAAAGGTATGCAAGAGAGTGATTTTGATGCTATCGCCAAAGCGGCTGCCAAAGAAGTTAGCGATACTTATGCCGTGCCAACTTATATGCCAGCGTCAGGTATTAAAGAGATCTTAACTAAGATTAAGGCTGCTAGTGACGAAAAAGCAGCTAGTGCAGCTTAA